DNA from Rhodopirellula bahusiensis:
GATGGCGATCATCGGCACGATCTTTTACTGGACCGCAGGACGCGAAGTCCAAGAGAGCCTCGAAGAGGCGAACTCCAGCGAATCAGGCACCGGCGAGCTAACCATCAGTGAGCCCACCACCGGCGAATCAGACACCGAACAGGCGACCGCATAGCGGCGGCAACAGCACGATCAAACCGACCGCCACGGCAGCCAGGCTCATCACCAAGACGGCACCTGCTGCGACATCGAGTGCCTGCCCGATCCGCGGGTGATGTTGCGGATGCAGAACGGACACCAACAACTCGATCGACGAGTTCAGCAACTCCGCTGTCAGCACACCGCCGATCGCCAAAATCAAAACCGCCCATTCAACAGGGCTGACGCTCAACCACGCCCCCATCGCAATCACCGCCGCGGCAACGGGCAAGTGAATCCAGAAACTGTTTTGGTCCCCGCAAGCGAACCATACGCCCAGGATCGCACAGCGAAAC
Protein-coding regions in this window:
- a CDS encoding diacylglycerol kinase family protein, whose protein sequence is MTSKPGTWASKFRCAILGVWFACGDQNSFWIHLPVAAAVIAMGAWLSVSPVEWAVLILAIGGVLTAELLNSSIELLVSVLHPQHHPRIGQALDVAAGAVLVMSLAAVAVGLIVLLPPLCGRLFGV